The following coding sequences lie in one Thalassoglobus polymorphus genomic window:
- a CDS encoding PDZ domain-containing protein, giving the protein MIHQKYQLRLRRRSLILLFVSIVAVSPRLMAADSAVIGELIAKLGSSSFVERTEARRELTLSAADNLEALEQAALSADPETAQRLVESLEHVFLQDDGEVGEHAEEILQHLARSGGAASVPAGLVLQGNARLRESRARIALEKLGVQFIYFSPFAISNGREIFAQKAAILPEIGVELGPAAVLHSIFIHENWSGTTEDLWHFTRLSNHRDLAIYSIKGNNIEINDLYLLARELRGLTIQERGACLGVTSNPFPSPCQVGEVAENGPADKGGLVAGDFVFAVDEKPIRSFPHLVLTLQDYNIGDEVTFTINRNGEELMKQVKLGSWREASFNRDKIVDTPPPVVGPLGKLPVEKPAPEPKGGAGNSPDNPPVEPTPVP; this is encoded by the coding sequence ATGATTCACCAAAAATATCAACTAAGACTCCGCAGGAGATCATTGATCTTGCTGTTTGTGAGTATTGTCGCGGTCTCTCCAAGGCTCATGGCTGCCGACTCTGCAGTGATTGGCGAGCTGATTGCGAAACTGGGAAGTTCTTCATTTGTTGAGCGGACAGAAGCACGTCGAGAACTGACACTCTCTGCAGCTGACAATCTGGAGGCTTTGGAGCAGGCAGCTCTCTCTGCCGATCCGGAAACAGCACAGCGTCTCGTGGAATCACTGGAACACGTCTTCCTGCAGGATGACGGAGAAGTTGGCGAACATGCTGAAGAGATCCTGCAGCACCTTGCCAGATCAGGTGGTGCGGCGTCCGTTCCCGCTGGGCTTGTGTTACAGGGAAACGCGCGGTTGCGTGAGTCGAGAGCCCGAATCGCATTGGAGAAACTCGGCGTCCAGTTCATCTACTTCTCTCCATTTGCAATTTCGAATGGACGGGAAATTTTTGCACAGAAAGCCGCCATACTTCCTGAGATTGGCGTCGAACTCGGCCCCGCAGCTGTCCTGCATTCGATTTTCATTCATGAAAACTGGTCCGGGACAACAGAAGATTTGTGGCACTTTACCAGACTTTCGAATCATCGAGATCTCGCCATTTATTCAATCAAAGGGAACAATATTGAAATCAACGATTTGTACCTTTTAGCGAGAGAGCTTCGAGGGCTCACGATTCAGGAGCGAGGAGCGTGTCTGGGAGTGACTTCGAATCCATTCCCCAGCCCGTGCCAGGTGGGCGAGGTCGCTGAGAATGGACCCGCAGACAAAGGGGGATTGGTTGCCGGAGATTTTGTTTTCGCTGTCGATGAAAAACCGATCCGAAGTTTTCCACACCTGGTGCTCACTCTTCAGGATTACAATATTGGCGATGAGGTCACTTTTACCATCAATCGGAATGGTGAAGAGCTGATGAAGCAGGTCAAACTCGGCTCCTGGCGCGAGGCGTCATTCAATCGAGATAAAATCGTCGACACGCCGCCCCCCGTCGTTGGCCCTCTCGGAAAGTTGCCCGTAGAGAAACCTGCACCTGAACCTAAGGGCGGGGCCGGCAATTCTCCAGACAACCCGCCCGTCGAACCGACACCTGTTCCGTAA
- a CDS encoding sulfatase family protein codes for MMLTPRLFPLTSLLALYLLQTIASAADRPNIVFIYTDDQAPTAVGFSGNTELKTPNIDRIANEGIVIKNAFTVTPVCSPARAALATSRYACELEILDWINPKKEPELGLNPNTITWMELLQKAGYRTSLSGKWHLGTADRYHPTLQGFDDFMGIRSGGCPPKDPVLEVNGHDTKMSGFTVDLVTENALKFIRENQKKPFLASIHYREPHAAWLPTRDEDWEPYQDLDPSLPQPVHPDLNVELVKKRIREYYASVASVDRNVGRVLDLLDELKLADNTVVVFTSDHGYHYGHHALWYKGNAQWMLNTLPEQTWPHIAPKQRPNMYDQALKVPAAIRWPAGLKGGRTVPQTMSNLDWYPTLLAMVNVEIPDDLEIRGRDFTPMLKGLRIAWDNSLYSEYSMRHGAKTDMRCWRTPQWKLMIDFANPGRGELYDLNNDPNELTNLFDSEEPQHVAIRDSFKSKILKKIKQINDPLQLEIESLN; via the coding sequence ATGATGTTGACGCCGAGACTATTTCCGCTGACTTCCCTACTTGCTCTCTACTTGCTTCAGACCATCGCTTCTGCTGCTGACCGACCGAACATTGTTTTCATTTACACAGACGATCAAGCCCCCACTGCGGTCGGATTCAGTGGAAACACTGAACTGAAGACACCCAACATTGATCGCATAGCCAATGAAGGTATTGTCATCAAAAACGCCTTCACAGTGACTCCGGTGTGCAGCCCAGCCCGCGCTGCGTTAGCAACCAGTCGCTATGCCTGCGAACTCGAAATCCTGGACTGGATCAATCCCAAGAAAGAACCCGAACTCGGCTTGAATCCGAACACCATCACCTGGATGGAACTACTGCAAAAAGCGGGCTACCGAACTTCACTCTCCGGGAAATGGCATCTTGGAACTGCCGATCGATATCATCCGACATTACAGGGGTTTGACGATTTCATGGGGATTCGTTCCGGGGGATGCCCGCCGAAGGACCCTGTTCTGGAAGTGAACGGGCACGACACAAAGATGTCCGGATTTACCGTCGATCTGGTCACTGAGAACGCTCTGAAGTTTATACGAGAGAACCAAAAGAAACCGTTTCTCGCATCGATTCATTATCGAGAACCGCATGCAGCGTGGCTACCAACCCGAGATGAAGATTGGGAACCGTATCAGGATCTTGACCCATCGTTACCTCAGCCAGTTCATCCTGACCTGAATGTCGAACTCGTCAAGAAACGAATTCGCGAATACTACGCCAGCGTGGCGAGTGTCGATCGGAACGTTGGGCGCGTTCTTGATTTGCTTGACGAGCTGAAACTTGCAGACAACACCGTCGTTGTCTTCACCAGCGATCACGGGTATCACTATGGACATCATGCCTTGTGGTACAAAGGGAATGCTCAGTGGATGCTCAACACTCTCCCCGAGCAAACATGGCCGCACATTGCACCAAAACAACGACCAAACATGTATGATCAGGCACTCAAAGTTCCCGCAGCGATTCGCTGGCCTGCCGGACTCAAAGGAGGACGAACCGTCCCACAAACGATGTCGAACCTCGATTGGTACCCCACCCTGCTTGCCATGGTGAATGTCGAGATCCCGGACGATCTTGAGATTCGCGGAAGAGACTTCACTCCGATGTTAAAAGGGCTCCGCATTGCCTGGGACAATTCTCTTTACAGTGAATACAGTATGCGGCACGGTGCGAAAACCGACATGCGTTGCTGGCGCACTCCTCAGTGGAAGCTGATGATCGACTTCGCCAATCCCGGTCGCGGTGAGCTTTACGACCTTAATAATGACCCTAATGAACTCACGAACCTGTTCGATTCAGAAGAGCCGCAGCATGTCGCCATTCGTGATTCATTCAAGTCAAAAATCCTGAAGAAAATCAAGCAAATCAACGATCCCTTGCAACTCGAAATTGAGTCGCTCAATTAA
- a CDS encoding S1C family serine protease, which produces MRQLFVSLFSILLIQNSVVAQVQPPVLPQLNAPPRSSKPASPKLESLPSLYNEEGLTPDEAVNVAVYERCNRSVVNISTLGVRADRFFLRTTEEGNGSGSVLDKEGHILTNYHVIDRAQQVAVTLYNEETYPAKLVGADPVNDIAVIKIDAKPDELFPIEFGDSDKLRVGMRVFALGNPFGLERTMSDGMISSLNRTLEIQQNWIIKSIIQIDASINPGNSGGPLINSHAKLIGMNTAIASRVEQSAGIGFAIPINLIRRVVPELIDHGRVIRGEIGISHVTVTEHGLRVSQLTPNGPAEKAGVRGPRRIRRGPAVIIDRSAADTIVALENEPVASAAEFLGIIESKKPGEVVTLTILRNDQLIEISVTLGGSVNEKGVGI; this is translated from the coding sequence ATGCGACAGCTGTTTGTGAGTTTGTTTTCTATCCTGCTGATTCAAAATTCCGTTGTGGCACAAGTCCAACCACCGGTCTTGCCGCAACTCAATGCGCCACCAAGAAGCTCGAAACCAGCCTCCCCAAAGCTGGAATCCTTACCGAGTCTTTACAACGAAGAGGGGCTGACTCCTGACGAAGCTGTCAATGTTGCCGTCTACGAACGTTGCAACCGAAGCGTTGTCAACATTTCCACCCTTGGGGTTCGCGCTGATCGTTTTTTCCTGAGGACCACGGAAGAGGGCAATGGTTCCGGATCTGTGCTCGACAAAGAGGGGCACATTCTGACGAATTACCATGTCATCGACCGAGCCCAACAAGTCGCAGTGACACTGTATAACGAGGAGACATACCCAGCGAAGTTAGTGGGAGCCGATCCAGTCAATGACATCGCTGTGATCAAGATCGATGCGAAGCCGGATGAACTCTTTCCGATCGAATTCGGAGACTCAGATAAGCTTCGCGTCGGCATGCGCGTCTTTGCATTAGGAAATCCGTTTGGCCTCGAACGGACGATGAGCGACGGGATGATTTCAAGCTTGAACCGCACACTTGAAATTCAACAGAACTGGATCATCAAATCAATCATCCAGATCGACGCGTCTATCAACCCGGGAAATTCAGGCGGACCGCTGATCAACTCACATGCAAAATTGATCGGGATGAACACCGCGATTGCCAGTCGCGTCGAACAGAGTGCCGGGATCGGTTTCGCCATTCCGATCAATCTCATTCGTCGCGTTGTCCCGGAACTGATTGACCATGGCCGAGTGATCCGTGGAGAGATCGGAATCTCGCATGTCACAGTCACCGAGCACGGGCTGCGAGTGTCGCAATTGACTCCGAATGGTCCTGCTGAAAAAGCTGGAGTTCGCGGCCCACGACGAATTCGACGCGGGCCAGCTGTCATCATTGACCGATCGGCGGCAGATACAATCGTTGCTCTGGAAAACGAGCCGGTCGCCTCAGCTGCGGAGTTCCTCGGAATTATCGAGAGCAAAAAACCTGGCGAAGTCGTCACATTAACGATTCTTCGCAACGATCAGCTGATCGAAATCTCTGTCACACTGGGCGGAAGCGTCAACGAAAAGGGTGTCGGCATCTAG
- a CDS encoding Hsp20/alpha crystallin family protein yields the protein MLTANRFHQFLNSAREWEALMKNHLDSKPTSVHRIASDDGAVVFEIDIPGFEREDLDVEVNGTNLLVRAERQSEVDNSNINWKIRERQTGSEAYRFELPFRIDPEQADVNYEHGVLRLKIQKPAEELPRKLTVQ from the coding sequence ATGTTGACTGCCAATCGGTTTCATCAGTTTTTGAATTCTGCTCGTGAATGGGAGGCCTTGATGAAAAATCATCTGGACTCCAAACCAACTTCAGTCCATCGCATCGCCAGTGATGACGGGGCTGTTGTTTTTGAAATCGACATCCCCGGATTCGAGCGAGAGGATCTGGACGTTGAAGTGAATGGAACAAATTTGCTGGTCCGCGCAGAACGTCAGAGCGAGGTCGATAATTCGAATATCAATTGGAAAATTCGCGAGAGACAGACTGGTTCAGAGGCTTACCGTTTTGAACTGCCATTCCGGATCGATCCGGAACAGGCAGACGTCAATTATGAGCATGGCGTGCTGCGGCTGAAAATCCAAAAGCCGGCTGAAGAACTTCCTCGAAAGCTGACCGTGCAATAA
- a CDS encoding Hsp20/alpha crystallin family protein: protein MSSTLDTNKSSNTCETNALECEKVSTTPALRMRPRVDIMEQEDRYLLKVDLPGVHKDDLDVTLEKETLSLKGVARFDLPEGFRVVSGCGSDRCYERTFRISDEIDREGITVEMKNGVAWLDLPKSAMAQKTKLTVK, encoded by the coding sequence ATGTCTTCAACACTTGATACAAACAAAAGTTCAAATACTTGTGAAACGAACGCTCTCGAATGCGAAAAAGTCTCCACCACTCCGGCGCTGAGAATGAGACCGCGTGTTGACATTATGGAGCAAGAAGATCGCTACTTATTGAAAGTCGATCTCCCCGGTGTCCACAAAGATGATCTCGATGTCACACTGGAGAAAGAGACCTTGTCGTTGAAAGGGGTTGCTCGATTCGATCTCCCTGAAGGTTTTCGTGTTGTGAGTGGATGTGGCTCTGATCGCTGCTACGAAAGAACTTTCCGTATCTCGGATGAAATTGATCGTGAAGGAATTACGGTTGAGATGAAAAATGGAGTGGCCTGGCTCGATCTCCCCAAAAGTGCGATGGCTCAGAAGACCAAGCTCACAGTCAAGTGA
- a CDS encoding Gfo/Idh/MocA family protein yields MPHIPRRTFLKSSALTLASPFILSTGLKGQNRAAANDRINVGIIGLGSRGFNLLNAFLADPRVQITAICDVHDLHYRDRDWGQGTLFGRIPARTKIERQYGKAYKSGSYSGLFITSDYESLCQRDGIDAVVVATPDHWHAHCTLAAIQAGKDVYCEKPVTHYFGEGQQVYKEVEKQKAVFQTGSQQRSEPLFQHAVNLVRNGVLGKIKEIEVGIPPGYDTPQGSTEVLVPPVGLDYNQWCGPSEMLPYMQARHHRWWRGHRAFGGGVLMDWIGHHNDIAHWSLDLDNDGPTVVEAVDWTFPETDVYNTPHQYTIRCEYENGVTSTIASQNELGTKWIGENGWLHVSRGKLSASEKQWKDLKYNPGKFRVQEVPSHVGNFLDCMKSRQQCLAPAETAHRSITPGHLGYVSHQLQRPLRWNAKEEVVIDDQEANKLLMAASYRKNWS; encoded by the coding sequence ATGCCTCACATCCCACGTCGTACGTTTTTGAAATCGTCCGCTTTGACATTGGCGTCCCCTTTCATTCTTTCAACTGGATTGAAAGGTCAAAACCGAGCGGCTGCGAACGATCGTATCAATGTTGGAATCATCGGTCTGGGCTCGCGTGGATTCAATTTGCTCAATGCGTTTTTGGCTGACCCACGAGTACAAATCACCGCCATTTGCGATGTCCATGACCTGCACTATCGCGACCGCGATTGGGGTCAAGGAACTCTTTTCGGTCGAATCCCGGCGCGCACAAAAATTGAACGTCAATACGGCAAGGCGTACAAGTCCGGGAGTTACTCAGGACTGTTCATTACGTCTGACTACGAAAGCCTTTGCCAACGAGATGGAATCGATGCCGTCGTTGTCGCCACCCCGGATCATTGGCATGCACACTGCACACTCGCAGCGATTCAGGCAGGGAAAGATGTCTACTGTGAAAAGCCGGTCACACATTACTTCGGAGAAGGCCAGCAGGTTTACAAAGAAGTCGAAAAGCAGAAAGCAGTTTTCCAGACCGGTTCTCAACAACGCTCGGAACCATTATTTCAGCATGCTGTGAACCTGGTACGAAACGGAGTGTTAGGAAAGATCAAAGAGATCGAAGTCGGAATTCCACCCGGCTACGACACACCGCAGGGAAGCACTGAGGTTCTCGTCCCACCTGTCGGGCTCGACTACAACCAATGGTGCGGACCATCTGAAATGTTGCCCTACATGCAGGCTCGACACCACCGCTGGTGGCGTGGACATCGAGCGTTCGGTGGTGGCGTGCTGATGGATTGGATCGGTCATCACAACGACATTGCTCACTGGTCACTCGATCTCGACAACGATGGTCCAACAGTCGTTGAAGCAGTCGACTGGACCTTCCCGGAGACGGATGTCTACAACACTCCGCATCAGTACACGATTCGTTGCGAGTATGAAAACGGAGTGACATCGACCATCGCCAGCCAAAATGAACTTGGAACCAAATGGATCGGCGAGAACGGTTGGCTGCACGTCAGCAGAGGCAAGCTGTCAGCCTCTGAGAAACAATGGAAAGACCTGAAGTACAATCCCGGTAAATTTCGTGTTCAAGAAGTCCCCAGCCATGTCGGTAATTTTCTTGATTGCATGAAAAGCCGCCAGCAATGTTTAGCGCCGGCGGAGACAGCTCACCGTTCCATTACACCGGGTCACCTTGGGTATGTGTCGCATCAGCTACAAAGACCGCTCAGATGGAACGCAAAAGAAGAGGTGGTCATTGATGACCAGGAAGCAAACAAACTGTTAATGGCCGCAAGCTACCGGAAGAACTGGAGCTAA
- a CDS encoding DUF3592 domain-containing protein: MAKRQEALSVARSPGFGSLVGCFGVLFGLVFSTMFFGIGSLFLWLTAVHPGLQVWEASSWVETPCTIIKSDVEGRETYRVEIEYQFTFDGKLHKGDQYDFFDMSTSGRTSKERIVAKYKEGSEHVCFVDPDDPTKSVLHRGLSAKMWWGLFPIPFMVIGLVGYWVVFFGRTRIKNKLTHMQNRAIGDASLSEAMTGRSSQSFSTNRVASQSEWSDSSYDEEDLFEEPGSVTLAQESSPFGLALFLLFFALIWNGIVSVFVFSRFENWAKLDLGFEDLILVPFVLIGIGVFLASIYNFMAGMNPKPVLVLSRQLIPLGGAALLQWRFPNGTGSLQKLKISLTGLEEAKYRRGTNTYTDTETFCKEVLFETTALDELAEGEVEVNIPTEMMHSFNGGNNKVIWQIHFHGDIPMWPDINAKFPIRVVPHE; the protein is encoded by the coding sequence ATGGCGAAACGACAGGAGGCACTCTCTGTCGCACGGTCTCCGGGTTTTGGAAGTCTGGTTGGCTGCTTCGGCGTTCTGTTTGGTTTGGTCTTCTCCACAATGTTTTTTGGCATTGGCAGTTTATTTCTCTGGCTGACTGCAGTGCACCCTGGTCTTCAGGTCTGGGAAGCAAGTTCCTGGGTGGAAACTCCATGCACGATTATCAAAAGTGATGTCGAAGGGCGGGAAACCTATCGTGTGGAAATTGAATACCAATTCACCTTCGACGGCAAATTGCACAAAGGTGATCAATACGATTTTTTTGACATGTCCACCAGTGGAAGAACCTCCAAGGAACGGATTGTCGCTAAGTATAAAGAGGGCTCTGAGCACGTTTGTTTTGTCGATCCTGATGATCCCACAAAATCGGTTCTTCACAGGGGGCTCTCTGCGAAGATGTGGTGGGGGCTCTTTCCGATTCCATTTATGGTGATCGGATTGGTTGGGTATTGGGTTGTCTTCTTTGGAAGAACTCGAATTAAGAACAAACTGACGCACATGCAGAACCGGGCGATTGGAGATGCCAGTCTGAGCGAGGCCATGACCGGGCGTTCGTCGCAGTCATTTTCTACAAATCGTGTTGCGAGCCAATCGGAATGGTCTGACTCAAGTTATGACGAAGAGGATCTTTTTGAAGAGCCGGGCTCTGTCACACTCGCTCAGGAGTCTTCGCCGTTCGGGCTTGCCCTCTTTCTATTATTCTTTGCTCTGATCTGGAACGGGATTGTTTCCGTTTTCGTCTTTTCTCGATTTGAAAACTGGGCAAAGCTGGACTTAGGGTTTGAAGATCTGATTCTGGTTCCGTTTGTCTTAATTGGAATTGGAGTCTTTCTCGCTTCGATTTACAATTTTATGGCGGGAATGAATCCGAAGCCGGTCCTGGTCCTGAGTCGACAACTGATTCCGCTCGGCGGGGCGGCGCTGTTGCAGTGGCGGTTCCCGAACGGAACTGGCTCGCTTCAGAAGTTGAAAATTTCACTCACCGGACTGGAAGAAGCAAAATACCGTCGAGGCACGAATACCTACACAGATACTGAAACCTTCTGCAAAGAAGTTCTCTTCGAAACGACTGCTTTAGATGAATTGGCAGAGGGAGAAGTAGAGGTCAATATTCCTACGGAAATGATGCACAGCTTCAACGGAGGGAACAACAAGGTCATCTGGCAAATCCACTTCCATGGAGACATCCCGATGTGGCCGGATATTAACGCCAAATTTCCGATTAGAGTGGTTCCGCACGAATGA
- a CDS encoding M14 family zinc carboxypeptidase, with amino-acid sequence MSRFPFGCLLSTLVLSSSCASFKAPSAQTPGLAQQEFSLPEQSLQEPEFSQSNAKQSVTEKQPATEKQSPLAAETESAQLLPRGFKTLDIHHSPARPSRIELGSPQPFPGTAEATESLSTNKPVTKPVVEPSVQEALPQASTSTSVQEVWKTPMKSGTGRPIQMSHAGHGSYRILILGSIYGNEPESIELLDSVAGLSGVYANSPKYSFVFLRTPNPDGLAEHIHTNHHGVDLNRNMPSTWFTATPNRLTGPHPASEIETQNLIKILKGFQPHRVIHVRSSIGQRPLVLLNEKLKHAVDPIRKRKDWSAGTFDGEYKIGSVEEFVTLRTNAELMAVHLPPKGFQQMSAKELLELSVLSFDSPQVNPQEHTPQNSSPHNNSPGESGSENNIANRSQQEVLPLENTQTRRPAPQKPDGELGYVEILPPPPNRKQAQNPSGFQVTDDPKYYELPPPPER; translated from the coding sequence ATGAGTCGATTCCCCTTCGGCTGCTTGTTGTCAACTCTGGTTTTGAGTTCGAGCTGCGCCAGCTTTAAGGCCCCGTCAGCTCAGACTCCCGGGCTTGCCCAACAAGAGTTCAGTCTGCCTGAGCAAAGTCTTCAGGAGCCTGAATTCAGCCAGTCTAATGCAAAGCAGTCTGTCACAGAGAAGCAGCCTGCCACAGAAAAACAGTCTCCGCTCGCAGCCGAGACTGAGTCCGCCCAGCTTTTGCCGCGAGGCTTTAAGACACTCGATATTCACCACAGCCCAGCAAGGCCGAGTCGCATTGAATTAGGAAGTCCGCAGCCGTTCCCCGGAACTGCCGAAGCTACCGAATCATTGAGTACGAACAAGCCGGTGACCAAACCTGTTGTCGAGCCCTCTGTCCAAGAGGCTCTTCCGCAGGCATCAACTTCTACTTCGGTTCAAGAAGTTTGGAAGACGCCGATGAAAAGCGGGACTGGGCGACCGATTCAAATGTCGCATGCTGGTCACGGTTCTTATCGAATTTTGATATTGGGTAGCATCTACGGAAACGAGCCGGAAAGTATCGAGCTGCTGGATTCCGTTGCTGGATTGTCTGGTGTGTATGCGAACTCTCCAAAGTATTCGTTTGTCTTTCTGCGTACCCCGAATCCAGATGGTTTGGCGGAGCATATTCACACGAATCATCATGGTGTCGACCTGAATCGGAATATGCCTTCAACCTGGTTCACTGCGACCCCGAATCGACTCACTGGTCCACACCCAGCGAGTGAAATTGAAACTCAAAATCTCATCAAGATTCTAAAGGGATTTCAGCCTCATCGTGTGATTCATGTTCGCAGCAGCATTGGTCAACGACCACTTGTGTTGCTCAACGAAAAATTGAAGCACGCGGTCGATCCGATTCGCAAACGGAAAGACTGGAGTGCGGGGACGTTTGACGGTGAATACAAAATCGGATCGGTGGAAGAGTTCGTGACTTTACGGACAAATGCAGAGTTAATGGCTGTCCATTTGCCACCGAAAGGCTTCCAGCAGATGTCTGCGAAAGAGTTGTTGGAGCTTTCAGTTTTGAGTTTCGATTCGCCACAAGTTAATCCGCAGGAGCATACTCCCCAGAACAGTTCTCCTCATAATAATTCTCCCGGAGAGAGTGGTTCGGAAAACAACATCGCCAATCGATCTCAACAGGAAGTTCTGCCACTTGAGAACACGCAGACGAGACGACCTGCTCCGCAGAAACCGGATGGTGAACTGGGGTACGTCGAAATTCTGCCTCCTCCGCCAAATCGGAAGCAGGCACAAAACCCAAGTGGATTCCAAGTGACGGACGATCCCAAGTACTACGAGCTTCCCCCACCACCCGAGCGATAA